A stretch of Amycolatopsis balhimycina FH 1894 DNA encodes these proteins:
- a CDS encoding TetR/AcrR family transcriptional regulator, translating to MRTGSSRIVREDARQNRQRVLDAAREVFTRRGLDVPMATIARRAGVGVATLYRHFPNRQALLTAVFERQLAECASVVDEALADPDPWRAFRTAVEKLGALQAAGHELTAAFAAALPGAFDLGAERHEAERKLAELVSRAKATGRLRADFRVEDLVLLLKAVSGVATSTAEAAAGSRRLVAYLLQSFETATDRPLPPPARFPGYPGP from the coding sequence ATGCGAACCGGTTCTTCTCGGATCGTGCGCGAAGACGCCCGGCAGAACCGGCAACGCGTCCTCGACGCCGCGCGCGAGGTGTTCACCCGGCGCGGGCTCGACGTCCCGATGGCCACGATCGCACGCCGGGCCGGAGTCGGCGTGGCGACGCTGTACCGGCACTTCCCGAACCGGCAGGCGCTGCTCACCGCGGTGTTCGAGCGGCAGCTGGCCGAGTGCGCCTCCGTGGTCGACGAGGCACTGGCCGACCCGGATCCGTGGCGAGCCTTCCGCACCGCGGTCGAGAAACTCGGCGCGCTGCAGGCCGCCGGCCACGAGCTGACCGCCGCCTTCGCCGCCGCGCTGCCCGGTGCCTTCGACCTCGGCGCCGAACGACACGAAGCCGAACGGAAGCTCGCCGAACTGGTGAGTCGCGCGAAGGCGACCGGGCGGCTGCGCGCGGACTTCCGCGTCGAGGACCTGGTGCTTCTGCTCAAGGCGGTCAGCGGCGTCGCGACGAGCACGGCCGAGGCGGCGGCCGGCTCGCGACGGCTGGTCGCCTACCTGCTTCAGTCCTTCGAAACCGCCACGGACCGGCCGTTACCGCCGCCCGCGCGGTTCCCCGGATATCCGGGCCCGTGA
- a CDS encoding RNA polymerase sigma factor, producing MSDVHEAVTRAHHDEWARVVAALTRRFGDLDIAEEAAAEAFATAVERWPADGVPPNPGAWLTTTANRKAIDRIRRESKRDDKQKEARMGYDDDPPEPLGAIDDDRLRLIFTCCHPALAVDARVALTLRLVAGLTVPEIARGFLVAETTMGQRITRAKAKIKAARIPYRVPSAGDLPARVSSVLTALFLVFNEGYLATGPDTDPVRHDLTAEAIRLTRLIRALLPDDGEVAGLLALMLLIEARRSARVSAGGELVALDEQDSGAWDKALIAEGHGLVRERLAAAAAGVAPGRYQILAAINAVHTSARDVRDTDWSQVLALYDQLVRVDSSPVVALNRAIAVAELDGPEVALAAVDRLEDRLAGYHAYQATRADLLRRLGRSQDSRAAYDKAIELAGNTAETAYLVRRRDQLR from the coding sequence GTGAGCGACGTCCACGAGGCGGTCACCCGGGCCCATCACGACGAGTGGGCGCGGGTGGTGGCCGCCCTGACCAGGCGCTTCGGTGACCTCGACATCGCCGAGGAGGCGGCCGCCGAGGCGTTCGCGACCGCTGTCGAGCGGTGGCCCGCCGACGGCGTGCCGCCCAACCCCGGCGCGTGGCTGACCACCACCGCCAACCGCAAGGCCATCGACCGGATCCGGCGCGAGAGCAAGCGCGACGACAAGCAGAAGGAGGCCCGGATGGGATACGACGACGACCCGCCCGAGCCCCTCGGCGCCATCGACGACGACCGGCTCCGGCTGATCTTCACCTGCTGTCACCCGGCACTGGCGGTGGACGCCCGCGTGGCGCTGACGCTGCGCCTGGTCGCCGGCCTGACCGTGCCCGAGATCGCCCGCGGGTTCCTGGTGGCCGAAACGACCATGGGGCAGCGGATCACCCGGGCGAAAGCCAAGATCAAGGCGGCCCGCATCCCGTATCGCGTGCCGTCCGCCGGGGACCTCCCGGCCCGCGTCTCCAGCGTGCTCACCGCCCTCTTCCTCGTGTTCAACGAGGGCTACCTGGCGACCGGCCCGGACACCGACCCGGTGCGGCACGACCTGACCGCCGAGGCGATCCGGCTCACCCGTCTGATCCGGGCTCTCCTCCCGGACGACGGCGAGGTGGCCGGGCTGCTGGCGCTGATGCTGCTGATCGAGGCCCGCCGTTCCGCCCGGGTCTCGGCCGGCGGCGAACTGGTCGCCCTCGACGAGCAGGACAGTGGGGCCTGGGACAAGGCGCTGATCGCCGAGGGGCACGGGCTGGTGCGTGAGCGCCTGGCCGCGGCCGCCGCCGGGGTGGCTCCGGGCCGCTACCAGATCCTCGCCGCGATCAACGCGGTGCACACCTCCGCCCGCGACGTGCGCGACACCGACTGGTCGCAGGTTCTCGCCCTCTACGACCAGCTCGTCCGTGTCGACTCCTCGCCGGTCGTCGCCCTCAACCGGGCCATCGCGGTCGCCGAGCTCGACGGCCCGGAGGTGGCCCTGGCGGCGGTCGACCGGCTCGAGGACAGGCTGGCCGGCTATCACGCTTACCAAGCCACCCGCGCCGACCTGCTGCGCCGGCTGGGCCGGAGCCAGGACTCGCGGGCGGCGTACGACAAAGCCATCGAGCTGGCCGGTAACACCGCCGAGACCGCTTACCTGGTTCGTCGTCGCGACCAATTGCGGTAG
- a CDS encoding HAF repeat-containing protein: protein MDLGTLPGDDSSTVLAVNEAGVMVGLSMAGRDPRHDHPVRWEANGGITALPTPGGSEGQVRDINENGVSAGYVLTATAAVPARWDAQGQATTLQVPPGYHNATAFAISDTDVVVGNWLTPSDEYHGFRWDPDGQVADLGVLPGDTWGMAEDISADGRVIVGVANRAGTGHAVRWVDGGPITELAPLSYSSGAHIVNDHGVAAGSMHETGSGPPIPATWDRDGTIHRLDWPSPHSVWVYGIGSTGYVVGYGYLNPPSPSAVIWDPDGHLTVLPDDGHYVDVEAVDGEGTAVGSLESRATVWPRNGARTQLGTLPGGNRSQAYRITDSGRVVGTATTAAGKDHAVYWTLG, encoded by the coding sequence GTGGACCTCGGAACGCTGCCCGGCGACGACAGCAGCACGGTCCTCGCGGTCAATGAGGCGGGGGTGATGGTGGGGCTGTCGATGGCGGGCCGTGACCCGCGGCACGATCACCCGGTTCGCTGGGAGGCCAATGGCGGGATCACCGCCCTGCCGACGCCCGGTGGGAGCGAGGGGCAGGTGCGTGACATCAACGAGAACGGGGTTTCCGCCGGCTACGTGCTGACCGCGACCGCCGCCGTGCCGGCCCGCTGGGACGCCCAAGGCCAGGCGACCACGCTGCAGGTCCCGCCCGGCTACCACAACGCCACGGCGTTCGCGATCAGCGACACCGACGTCGTCGTCGGGAACTGGCTGACGCCGTCGGACGAGTACCACGGCTTCCGCTGGGACCCGGACGGCCAGGTGGCCGACCTGGGTGTGCTGCCCGGCGATACCTGGGGCATGGCCGAGGACATCTCCGCCGACGGCCGCGTCATCGTGGGCGTCGCCAACCGCGCCGGGACGGGGCATGCCGTGCGGTGGGTGGACGGCGGCCCGATCACCGAGCTGGCGCCCCTGAGCTACAGCAGCGGGGCCCACATCGTCAACGACCACGGTGTCGCCGCCGGCTCGATGCACGAGACCGGCAGCGGACCCCCGATCCCGGCGACCTGGGACCGGGACGGCACGATCCACCGGCTGGACTGGCCCAGCCCCCACTCGGTGTGGGTTTACGGGATCGGTTCCACCGGCTACGTGGTCGGCTACGGGTACCTCAACCCTCCTTCGCCGTCGGCGGTGATCTGGGACCCCGACGGTCACCTCACCGTCCTGCCCGACGACGGCCACTACGTCGACGTCGAAGCAGTCGACGGAGAGGGCACCGCGGTGGGCAGCCTCGAGAGCCGCGCGACCGTCTGGCCCCGGAACGGGGCACGCACGCAGCTCGGCACGCTGCCGGGCGGCAACCGCAGCCAGGCCTACCGGATCACCGACAGCGGCCGCGTCGTCGGAACCGCGACCACCGCCGCGGGGAAAGACCACGCGGTGTACTGGACTCTCGGCTAG
- a CDS encoding NAD(P)-dependent alcohol dehydrogenase yields MTNDVSMRAALYDRYGPPEVLYVGEVPKPAAGPGQVLVRVTASSVNGGELSGRAGRVRVVTGFGGFPHRIGIDFAGEVAAVGPDVPDFAPGDRVWGLLPRAFGAAAEFVVVPARQLAAAPAGLDLAEAAALPAVGTTVITALRDKAKLRAGERLLVRGAAGGVGHVAVQLGRAYGAHVTALAGARNLEFVRELGAHEAFDYATVKAAELSRFDVVIDTVGTDLPAYRRLLTRTGRMVTVSFDIDHIVVSLGYVLASTVHGRRRVRFFRGDPHRELLEELTRLTESGSLRPVVDRAFPLAGIADAHRALEDGGVRGKIVVTVRTGRPAE; encoded by the coding sequence ATGACGAACGACGTGAGCATGCGTGCGGCCCTGTACGACCGGTACGGGCCGCCGGAGGTGTTGTACGTGGGCGAGGTGCCGAAGCCGGCCGCGGGCCCCGGGCAGGTGCTGGTGCGGGTCACCGCGAGCAGCGTCAACGGTGGTGAGCTGTCCGGCCGCGCGGGCCGGGTCCGGGTCGTGACCGGGTTCGGCGGCTTTCCCCACCGCATCGGGATCGACTTCGCCGGCGAGGTGGCGGCCGTGGGCCCGGACGTGCCGGATTTCGCGCCCGGCGACCGCGTGTGGGGCCTGCTGCCCCGCGCGTTCGGTGCCGCCGCGGAGTTCGTCGTCGTGCCCGCGCGCCAGCTGGCCGCCGCCCCCGCCGGTCTCGACCTGGCCGAGGCCGCGGCCCTGCCCGCGGTCGGCACCACGGTGATCACCGCGTTGCGGGACAAGGCAAAGCTGCGCGCCGGGGAACGGCTGCTGGTCCGCGGGGCCGCCGGCGGCGTCGGCCACGTGGCGGTCCAGCTCGGCCGCGCGTACGGCGCCCACGTCACCGCACTCGCCGGTGCCCGGAACCTCGAGTTCGTCCGGGAGCTCGGCGCGCACGAGGCTTTCGACTACGCGACGGTGAAAGCCGCCGAGCTCTCCCGCTTCGACGTCGTCATCGACACCGTCGGCACCGACCTGCCCGCATACCGGCGGCTGCTCACCCGAACCGGCCGGATGGTGACGGTGTCGTTCGACATCGACCACATCGTGGTGTCACTGGGGTACGTGCTCGCGTCCACGGTGCACGGCCGGCGGCGGGTGCGGTTCTTCCGCGGCGACCCGCACCGCGAGCTGCTCGAGGAGCTGACGCGGCTGACCGAAAGCGGCTCGTTACGCCCGGTCGTGGACCGTGCGTTCCCGCTGGCCGGCATCGCCGACGCGCATCGGGCGCTGGAAGACGGCGGTGTCCGGGGGAAGATCGTGGTGACCGTCCGAACCGGCCGGCCCGCGGAATAG
- a CDS encoding dienelactone hydrolase family protein, which yields MNILSLPDGDVGLPVWLPPSSRGPGLVLVQEIFGLDDYLRSVAEDLAAAGYVVAIPELFWRISPGWSSTHDEAGVAASMNVAASFDPASGLSDVLATITHLRESPSVTGGVGVLGFCLGGSLAFAAAAEGDPDTAVSFYGSTVPAQIGDLARISCPIQFHFGGQDPYIPRGDVAAVESAVATHPGAEIHVQEEAGHAFHNHVAPMFHHPEAAARAWELTTDFLRRTLPA from the coding sequence ATGAACATCCTTTCCTTGCCCGATGGCGACGTCGGGCTGCCGGTGTGGCTGCCTCCGTCGAGCCGTGGCCCGGGCCTGGTGCTGGTCCAGGAGATCTTCGGCCTCGACGACTACTTGCGTTCGGTCGCGGAGGACCTGGCCGCGGCGGGCTACGTGGTGGCGATCCCGGAGTTGTTCTGGCGGATTTCCCCGGGCTGGTCGTCGACGCACGACGAAGCCGGCGTGGCGGCATCGATGAACGTGGCAGCTTCCTTCGACCCTGCGTCGGGCCTGTCCGACGTCCTGGCGACGATCACCCACCTCCGCGAGTCCCCCTCGGTGACGGGCGGTGTGGGAGTGCTGGGCTTCTGCCTGGGCGGCTCACTGGCCTTCGCGGCGGCGGCCGAGGGCGACCCGGACACGGCGGTGTCGTTCTACGGTTCGACGGTCCCCGCCCAGATCGGCGACCTGGCAAGGATTTCGTGCCCGATCCAGTTCCACTTCGGCGGGCAGGACCCGTACATCCCGCGCGGAGACGTGGCGGCGGTCGAGTCGGCGGTGGCCACGCACCCGGGCGCGGAGATCCACGTGCAGGAGGAGGCCGGGCACGCGTTCCACAACCACGTGGCGCCGATGTTCCACCACCCCGAAGCGGCGGCCAGGGCATGGGAGCTGACAACGGACTTCTTGCGGCGCACCTTGCCGGCGTGA
- a CDS encoding TrpB-like pyridoxal phosphate-dependent enzyme, translated as MAEQTKYVLDEADLPARWYNVVPDLPEPPPPPLHPGTREPVGPDDLAPLFPQALIAQEVTSERYVDIPEEVREVYRLWRPSPLFRARRLEKALGTPARIYYKYEGVSPVGSHKPNTAVPQAFYNAQEGVARLTTETGAGQWGSALAFACAQFGLECEVWQVRASYDQKPYRKLMMETFGATVHPSPSDLTESGRAILAAHPDSTGSLGIAISEAVEQAAQDPDTRYALGSVLNHVLLHQTIIGEEALKQFELAGDTPDLLVGCTGGGSNFGGLAFPFLREKLAGRMNPVIRAVEPAACPSLTRGKYAYDFGDTAGLTPLLKMHTLGHEFIPDPIHAGGLRYHGMSPLISHIYELGLIEAIAVGQQECFAAGVRFARSEGIIPAPEPAHALAACIQEALRCKETGEEKVILTALCGHAHLDLPAYGAYLAGDMVDNELSAATLEASLATLP; from the coding sequence ATGGCTGAACAGACCAAGTACGTCCTGGACGAAGCCGATCTCCCGGCCCGGTGGTACAACGTCGTCCCCGATCTCCCGGAGCCGCCGCCCCCGCCGCTGCACCCCGGTACCCGCGAGCCGGTCGGGCCGGACGACCTCGCTCCGCTGTTCCCGCAGGCGCTCATCGCCCAGGAAGTGACGTCGGAGCGCTATGTCGACATTCCCGAGGAGGTCCGGGAGGTCTACCGGCTCTGGCGGCCGTCGCCGCTGTTCCGCGCGCGACGGCTGGAGAAGGCGCTGGGCACGCCGGCGCGGATCTACTACAAGTACGAAGGCGTCAGCCCGGTCGGCTCCCACAAGCCGAACACCGCCGTGCCGCAGGCGTTCTACAACGCCCAGGAGGGCGTCGCCCGGCTGACCACCGAGACCGGCGCCGGCCAGTGGGGGAGCGCGCTCGCCTTCGCCTGCGCCCAGTTCGGGCTGGAGTGCGAGGTCTGGCAGGTGCGGGCGTCGTACGACCAGAAGCCCTACCGCAAGCTGATGATGGAGACCTTCGGCGCGACGGTGCACCCCAGCCCGTCCGACCTGACCGAGTCCGGCCGGGCCATCCTCGCCGCGCACCCCGACTCGACCGGCAGCCTCGGCATCGCGATCAGCGAGGCCGTCGAGCAGGCGGCCCAGGACCCGGACACGCGATACGCGCTGGGCAGCGTGCTCAACCACGTGCTGCTGCACCAGACGATCATCGGCGAGGAAGCGCTGAAGCAGTTCGAACTGGCCGGCGACACCCCGGACCTGCTCGTCGGCTGCACCGGCGGCGGCTCGAACTTCGGCGGGCTCGCCTTCCCGTTCCTGCGGGAGAAGCTGGCCGGCCGGATGAACCCGGTGATCCGCGCGGTCGAGCCGGCCGCCTGCCCGTCGCTGACACGCGGGAAGTACGCCTACGACTTCGGCGACACCGCCGGCCTCACGCCGCTGCTCAAGATGCACACGCTCGGCCACGAGTTCATCCCGGACCCGATCCACGCGGGCGGCCTGCGCTACCACGGGATGTCGCCGCTCATCTCGCACATCTACGAGCTGGGCCTGATCGAAGCGATCGCCGTCGGGCAGCAGGAGTGCTTCGCGGCGGGAGTGCGCTTCGCGCGTTCCGAAGGCATCATCCCGGCGCCCGAGCCGGCGCACGCACTCGCCGCGTGCATCCAGGAAGCTTTGCGCTGCAAGGAAACCGGAGAGGAGAAGGTGATCCTGACGGCGCTGTGCGGGCACGCCCACCTGGACCTGCCCGCCTACGGCGCGTACCTCGCCGGGGACATGGTGGACAACGAACTGTCCGCGGCCACGCTCGAAGCCTCGCTGGCCACTCTGCCGTAA
- a CDS encoding erythromycin esterase family protein has protein sequence MDIDLTEWLRENIVRLRTIEPDDAGHHELEPLRDIVGDARVVAIGESTHRVHEFYQLRHLVTRFLVEEMGFTGFAMESGFPEGWAVHDWVLGGDGDLDRLLHTGITYHMGKCAEMRDQLVWMREHNRSHDRKVRFYGMDLPDSSASALPGVVSALSFLDEADPAYAAAARRNLLPLFEYLPADRTGLAWAAPAIHGYLALGTAHRHELTARIGELTERLRALRVPYSTVDSAGADIALQCAVTARHADAFLANMAAAPERTYRGANVRDAAMADNVEWILDREERLVVGAANGHLQRWPYRVPPIINEEQVMLGQHLARSLGNRMVVIATTYNGGRVFGHRPLPDGPPGHTEVFYEDVAPFTEPGSLDALLASAGEPLALLDLRDVPEAGAVARRFAEIDGTRQGPYKQLANPLVAFDAVVHIDRITPWRTVIDVPDARV, from the coding sequence ATGGACATCGACCTCACCGAATGGCTCCGGGAGAACATCGTCCGGCTGCGGACCATCGAGCCGGACGACGCCGGCCACCACGAGCTCGAGCCGTTGCGCGACATCGTCGGCGACGCTCGCGTCGTGGCCATCGGCGAAAGCACGCACCGGGTGCACGAGTTCTACCAGCTCCGCCACCTGGTGACCCGGTTCCTGGTCGAGGAGATGGGGTTCACCGGGTTCGCGATGGAGTCCGGCTTCCCGGAGGGCTGGGCGGTCCACGACTGGGTCCTCGGCGGTGACGGTGACCTGGACCGGCTTCTGCACACCGGCATCACCTACCACATGGGGAAGTGCGCGGAGATGCGCGACCAGCTGGTGTGGATGCGCGAGCACAACCGCAGCCACGACCGCAAAGTCCGCTTCTACGGCATGGACCTGCCGGACTCGAGCGCGTCCGCGTTGCCCGGGGTCGTGTCCGCCCTGTCGTTCCTGGACGAGGCGGATCCGGCCTACGCGGCGGCGGCCCGCCGGAACCTGCTGCCGCTGTTCGAGTACCTGCCCGCCGACCGGACCGGGCTGGCTTGGGCCGCGCCCGCGATCCACGGCTACCTGGCCCTCGGCACCGCCCACCGTCACGAGCTGACCGCCCGGATCGGCGAGCTGACCGAACGCCTGCGTGCCCTGCGCGTCCCTTACTCCACTGTGGACTCCGCCGGGGCGGACATCGCGCTGCAGTGCGCGGTCACCGCGAGGCACGCGGACGCCTTCCTGGCCAATATGGCCGCCGCCCCGGAGCGCACCTACCGGGGCGCCAACGTCCGCGACGCGGCGATGGCCGACAACGTCGAATGGATCCTCGACCGGGAGGAACGCCTGGTCGTCGGGGCGGCCAACGGGCATCTACAGCGCTGGCCCTACCGCGTGCCCCCGATCATCAACGAAGAGCAGGTCATGCTCGGCCAGCACCTGGCCCGTTCTCTCGGAAACCGGATGGTGGTCATCGCGACCACCTACAACGGCGGCCGGGTGTTCGGCCATCGTCCCCTGCCGGACGGGCCGCCCGGCCACACCGAGGTGTTCTACGAGGACGTCGCCCCCTTCACCGAACCGGGCAGTCTCGACGCCCTGCTCGCGAGCGCCGGCGAGCCGCTCGCCCTGCTCGACCTGCGCGACGTCCCCGAAGCCGGCGCGGTGGCCCGCCGCTTCGCCGAGATCGACGGCACCCGGCAGGGGCCGTACAAACAGCTGGCGAATCCCCTCGTCGCGTTCGATGCCGTCGTGCACATCGACAGGATCACGCCCTGGCGAACCGTCATCGACGTTCCGGACGCGCGCGTCTGA
- a CDS encoding YciI family protein, producing the protein MQYLVSVIDDKSSPGSTDRQPAISEFNDRLIAEGYWVFAGGLADTDAATVVDNRGEQAVFSDGPFVESKEYLAGFWVWEASDLDVVLKLAAEASRVCDRKIEVRPFR; encoded by the coding sequence ATGCAGTACCTGGTTTCCGTGATCGATGACAAGAGCAGTCCCGGCAGCACGGACCGGCAGCCTGCCATCAGCGAGTTCAACGACCGGCTGATCGCCGAGGGCTACTGGGTCTTCGCGGGCGGGCTCGCGGACACCGACGCGGCCACGGTCGTCGACAACCGGGGCGAGCAGGCGGTGTTCAGCGACGGGCCGTTCGTGGAGTCGAAGGAGTACCTCGCCGGCTTCTGGGTGTGGGAGGCCTCCGATCTGGACGTGGTGCTCAAGCTCGCCGCCGAGGCGTCGCGGGTCTGCGATCGGAAGATCGAGGTGCGGCCGTTCCGGTGA
- a CDS encoding SCO6745 family protein, protein MIEAARRTWRFLEPYHGMIYFAPEAAAAYKELGLTGRAGYFASRSAALGAVPAPVVVATFYNFNPVLVGESIDGVWSTTDPAAVLAARYSAADQALRGILGDAITSPEMRRAAALLRAAAETVISDVTGRPLFAGHAALPWPTEPHLVLWHAQTLLREYRGDAHVAALLTAGLSGIEALVTHAASGAVPAETLRTSRAWSEEDWTGAVAGLRERDWLTGDDALTFTATGAARRAEIEKATDENSVTPYAHIGEAACDELQALVRPFSRALAEKLMPWALARH, encoded by the coding sequence GTGATCGAAGCGGCGCGCCGGACCTGGCGATTCCTCGAGCCCTACCACGGCATGATCTACTTCGCCCCGGAAGCCGCGGCCGCGTACAAGGAACTGGGTCTGACCGGCCGCGCCGGCTATTTCGCGTCGAGGTCGGCGGCGCTCGGCGCGGTCCCGGCGCCGGTCGTGGTCGCGACCTTCTACAACTTCAACCCGGTCCTCGTCGGGGAGTCGATCGACGGCGTCTGGTCCACGACCGACCCGGCCGCCGTCCTCGCCGCCCGCTACTCCGCCGCCGACCAAGCCCTGCGCGGCATCCTGGGCGACGCGATCACCTCACCCGAGATGCGCCGAGCCGCCGCTCTTCTCCGTGCGGCCGCCGAGACGGTCATCAGCGACGTCACCGGCCGTCCCCTGTTCGCCGGCCACGCGGCCCTGCCGTGGCCCACCGAGCCGCACCTGGTTCTGTGGCACGCGCAGACCCTGCTCCGGGAGTACCGCGGCGACGCCCACGTCGCCGCCCTGCTGACGGCCGGCCTGAGCGGCATCGAAGCCCTCGTCACCCACGCCGCCTCCGGTGCCGTTCCCGCCGAGACCCTGCGCACCTCCCGGGCCTGGTCCGAGGAGGATTGGACCGGGGCCGTCGCGGGCCTCCGCGAGCGAGACTGGCTCACCGGCGACGACGCCCTGACGTTCACCGCCACCGGCGCGGCCCGCCGGGCGGAAATCGAAAAGGCGACCGACGAGAACAGCGTCACCCCCTACGCTCACATCGGCGAGGCCGCCTGCGACGAACTGCAGGCGCTGGTGCGTCCGTTCAGCCGGGCGCTCGCCGAGAAACTCATGCCGTGGGCGCTCGCCAGGCACTAG
- a CDS encoding MerR family transcriptional regulator, giving the protein MSKRRWSIGELARASGVTVRTLHHYDRIGLVSPRERTPAGHRRYAEADVRRLYRVRTLSGLGLSLDEVAAALRSAGDDLDSLRGLLTAQLADLEIQAARVEESAQRLRGLLARLDEAAMPAPEQFLATLEPMSVDVRRYLSDGQLTAITGQAAKLGSAAIERVKTEWLGLFTRLRQHLLDGTPVDDPAVRELVARWREIAVAFHPGGPRIEAATTTLWEDNRAGMGGDLDRRLGWSGPGSAAEVVDYLRKARAAGETEKDG; this is encoded by the coding sequence GTGAGCAAGCGCAGGTGGAGCATCGGTGAGCTGGCCCGGGCCAGTGGCGTCACGGTGCGCACGTTGCACCACTACGACCGGATCGGGCTGGTGTCTCCGCGCGAACGCACTCCCGCGGGACACCGGCGGTACGCCGAGGCGGACGTGCGCCGGCTCTACCGCGTACGGACCTTGTCCGGGCTGGGTCTTTCCCTGGACGAAGTGGCCGCCGCGCTTCGGAGCGCCGGGGACGATCTCGACTCGCTGCGTGGCCTGCTGACCGCGCAGCTCGCCGATCTCGAGATCCAGGCCGCCCGCGTCGAGGAGTCGGCCCAGCGGCTCCGGGGCCTGCTCGCCCGGCTGGACGAGGCCGCCATGCCGGCACCAGAGCAGTTCCTCGCCACGCTGGAGCCGATGTCCGTGGACGTGCGCCGCTACCTGTCCGACGGACAGCTCACGGCGATCACCGGACAGGCCGCGAAGCTGGGCAGCGCCGCGATCGAGCGGGTGAAGACCGAATGGCTCGGCCTCTTCACCCGGCTTCGGCAGCACCTGCTCGACGGAACGCCCGTCGACGATCCGGCGGTGCGGGAGCTGGTCGCTCGCTGGCGCGAGATCGCCGTCGCGTTCCACCCCGGTGGCCCCCGGATCGAAGCCGCGACCACGACGCTGTGGGAGGACAACCGGGCCGGGATGGGCGGGGACCTCGACCGGCGTCTCGGGTGGTCCGGGCCGGGCAGTGCCGCCGAGGTCGTCGACTACCTGCGCAAGGCCCGTGCCGCGGGCGAAACCGAAAAGGACGGGTGA
- a CDS encoding S1 family peptidase translates to MKRDLHLDSAQATELLTRESAAGRTERDLRAALGTRFGGAWLTAGAATLVVAVTDPALAGRVRAAGAEPRIVRHSERDLAAVKSTLDKAARPSSGVVSGWYVDTVTNTVVVQARPDAVAAAGEFVKASGADPGVVRVNVSADTPRTTERVALGIYGGDLLRVPLGSCSLGFTVVNYTQHLGGWVTAGHCGRTGDAATPGFDVGATGTFRGSVFPGNDYAWVSHDNYDFEYGPFGMPQVYDYRGNGVWVEGLREAPIGASVCRSGITTGWRCGTVQAKNVTVNYAEGTVSGLTRTSACAEPGDSGGPYLSGGQAQGVTSGVSGNCTSGGTTVFQPLNPILRAYQLKLSSANGPLDPPA, encoded by the coding sequence ATGAAGCGCGACCTGCACCTCGATTCCGCCCAGGCGACCGAACTGCTGACCAGGGAGTCGGCCGCCGGGCGGACCGAACGCGATCTCCGGGCGGCGTTGGGCACCCGGTTCGGCGGCGCGTGGCTCACCGCGGGCGCCGCCACCCTCGTCGTGGCCGTCACCGATCCGGCCTTGGCGGGCCGGGTGCGGGCCGCCGGCGCCGAACCGAGGATCGTCCGGCACAGCGAGCGCGACCTCGCCGCGGTCAAGTCCACATTGGACAAGGCGGCGCGGCCGTCGTCCGGCGTGGTGTCCGGCTGGTACGTCGACACGGTCACGAACACCGTCGTGGTGCAGGCTCGTCCGGACGCCGTCGCGGCCGCCGGCGAGTTCGTCAAGGCCAGTGGTGCCGACCCGGGCGTGGTGCGGGTGAACGTCTCGGCCGACACACCGAGGACGACGGAGCGGGTGGCGCTCGGCATCTACGGCGGGGACCTGCTGAGGGTGCCGCTCGGCTCGTGTTCCCTCGGGTTCACCGTTGTGAACTACACCCAGCACTTGGGCGGCTGGGTCACGGCGGGCCACTGCGGCCGGACCGGCGACGCGGCCACCCCGGGCTTCGACGTCGGCGCCACCGGTACCTTCCGCGGATCGGTGTTCCCCGGCAACGACTACGCCTGGGTCAGCCACGACAACTACGACTTCGAGTACGGCCCGTTCGGGATGCCCCAAGTCTACGACTACCGGGGCAACGGCGTCTGGGTCGAAGGCCTGCGGGAGGCGCCGATCGGGGCGTCGGTCTGCCGGTCCGGCATCACCACCGGTTGGCGCTGCGGCACAGTCCAGGCCAAGAACGTGACCGTCAACTACGCGGAAGGCACGGTCTCCGGCCTGACGCGGACCAGCGCCTGCGCCGAACCGGGTGACTCCGGCGGTCCCTACCTGTCCGGCGGGCAGGCCCAAGGCGTCACCTCAGGCGTAAGCGGCAACTGCACGTCCGGCGGCACGACCGTCTTCCAGCCGCTCAACCCGATCCTCCGCGCGTACCAGCTGAAACTGTCGAGTGCCAACGGCCCGCTCGATCCGCCGGCGTAA